In a genomic window of Gloeocapsopsis dulcis:
- a CDS encoding ABC transporter ATP-binding protein has protein sequence MLNTYRRMMDVAGSYKSQLQSAIVLSVIASIIQGVIFALFFPLLSALMTQPIDIQRVWTLLALFGFLVVVEGLLRWRELDFAWMTSTDVAHETRLRLAEQLRRIPLEELNQRQSGDLNVVLSGNVSEIVLWIGSLATLIIQTLVVPLVVVIVTLFIDWRLAVALLVTFPLAVPIYRRMRTLVKSLLREVADADANTASRVVEYTQGLPVLRATKQVGERSQRLQAALIHQRDVQSRGQRLVNLPLIAMATVVEVGIFTVISLGTLFVLQGSLSIPALFALVAIAMRFSEPLAQLTGLASVFDLMEIGLERIEALMSIPPLPVRTPPNQLTSFDITFEQVSFRYADQSEWTLQDVSFHLPEHTLTALVGSSGSGKTTITRLISRFADVQQGSTRIGGVDVRQVEPSQLMRYISAVFQDVYLFDDTIRNNIRMAKPNATDVEVEVAARAANCHEFISRLPKGYDTSVGEIGGTLSGGERQRISIARAILKNAPIVLLDEPTSALDTESEVAVQRAIDQLVANKTVIVIAHRLSTVVGADLILVLEAGRVVEQGSHTELLAQQGRYAALWNAQQCAQGWRIAA, from the coding sequence ATGCTCAACACCTATCGTCGCATGATGGACGTTGCCGGATCGTATAAATCGCAGTTGCAATCTGCGATCGTGCTTTCTGTGATTGCTTCTATTATCCAAGGAGTCATTTTTGCTCTTTTCTTTCCCTTACTATCAGCCTTGATGACTCAACCGATTGATATTCAACGAGTTTGGACGCTCTTAGCTTTATTCGGCTTTTTAGTTGTTGTTGAAGGATTGCTCCGCTGGCGAGAACTAGACTTTGCTTGGATGACATCTACTGATGTTGCCCACGAAACACGATTGCGACTGGCAGAACAATTACGACGGATACCTTTGGAAGAACTGAATCAACGACAGTCTGGCGATCTCAATGTCGTGCTGAGCGGTAATGTAAGTGAGATCGTGCTGTGGATTGGCAGTCTCGCGACACTGATTATCCAAACATTGGTTGTGCCACTCGTCGTCGTTATCGTAACGCTGTTTATCGATTGGCGATTAGCTGTGGCATTGTTAGTCACATTTCCTTTGGCAGTGCCGATTTACCGCCGCATGCGGACTCTTGTCAAAAGTTTGCTGCGTGAGGTAGCAGACGCGGATGCAAACACTGCTTCGCGGGTGGTGGAGTATACCCAGGGCTTACCTGTACTGCGAGCAACAAAACAGGTTGGAGAGCGATCACAACGTCTTCAAGCCGCGCTGATTCATCAGCGAGATGTTCAATCTAGAGGACAGCGACTGGTAAATTTACCGCTGATTGCCATGGCAACTGTAGTTGAAGTTGGTATTTTTACCGTAATCAGCTTAGGAACACTGTTTGTTCTGCAAGGAAGCCTTTCGATTCCTGCGTTGTTTGCGCTGGTAGCGATCGCAATGCGCTTTAGCGAACCACTTGCTCAACTAACAGGACTTGCTAGCGTCTTCGACTTAATGGAAATTGGATTAGAAAGGATCGAAGCCCTCATGAGCATTCCTCCTCTTCCTGTGCGAACACCACCAAATCAACTCACTTCTTTTGACATTACCTTTGAACAGGTTTCGTTTCGCTACGCTGATCAATCCGAGTGGACACTGCAAGATGTGTCATTTCACTTACCTGAACATACGTTGACAGCTTTAGTAGGATCGTCTGGTAGCGGTAAAACTACAATTACACGTCTGATTAGCCGCTTTGCTGATGTGCAACAAGGTAGCACTCGCATCGGTGGAGTAGATGTGCGCCAGGTGGAACCGAGTCAACTTATGCGTTATATTTCTGCGGTGTTTCAAGATGTCTATCTATTCGATGACACGATTCGTAATAACATCCGCATGGCTAAACCTAACGCGACAGATGTTGAAGTTGAAGTGGCTGCACGAGCCGCAAATTGTCATGAGTTCATTAGCCGTTTACCCAAGGGTTACGATACTTCAGTTGGTGAGATTGGCGGTACGCTATCAGGTGGAGAACGTCAACGCATTTCAATCGCGCGTGCCATTCTCAAAAATGCACCAATTGTCCTGTTAGATGAACCTACATCAGCTTTGGATACCGAAAGTGAAGTCGCTGTACAGCGAGCCATCGATCAACTTGTTGCCAATAAAACTGTGATTGTGATTGCCCATCGTCTGTCTACCGTTGTTGGTGCCGACTTGATTTTAGTTTTAGAAGCAGGACGTGTTGTGGAACAGGGATCGCATACAGAACTCCTAGCACAACAAGGGCGTTATGCTGCATTATGGAATGCACAGCAGTGCGCTCAGGGATGGCGAATTGCGGCTTAA
- the rpmB gene encoding 50S ribosomal protein L28 has product MSRKCQLTGKKANNAYAISHSHRRTKKLQEANLQWKRVWWAQGNRWVRLLLSTKAIKTLEHKGLDAMAKEAGINLNRY; this is encoded by the coding sequence ATGTCCCGCAAATGTCAGCTAACAGGTAAAAAAGCAAACAATGCTTACGCAATTTCACACTCGCACCGTCGCACCAAAAAACTACAAGAGGCAAACTTGCAGTGGAAACGAGTATGGTGGGCGCAAGGAAACCGCTGGGTAAGACTGCTACTTTCTACTAAAGCAATCAAGACTCTAGAACACAAAGGTTTAGATGCAATGGCAAAAGAAGCAGGAATCAATTTGAATCGTTATTAA
- a CDS encoding Rpn family recombination-promoting nuclease/putative transposase, producing MLDLSELKQTRVYQEALEEGLEPGLEQGLERGREEGKLAAVPLLLEAGMTVEQIAERLGIDLEVVRRVAQQ from the coding sequence ATGTTGGATTTAAGTGAATTAAAGCAAACTAGAGTTTATCAAGAGGCTCTAGAAGAAGGGCTAGAACCAGGGCTTGAGCAAGGGCTTGAACGTGGTCGTGAAGAAGGTAAATTAGCCGCAGTTCCCTTGTTATTAGAAGCAGGTATGACTGTAGAGCAAATTGCGGAGCGACTTGGTATCGATTTAGAAGTAGTTAGGCGGGTAGCACAGCAGTAA
- a CDS encoding Uma2 family endonuclease yields MITLKLPLTDEEFMRIASENEEWWFESTKDGELVIMPPTGGNTGRRNSKITTQLELWNSVNNLGEAFDSSTMFVLPNGARRSPDAAWIKRDRWNNLSLEQQDKFPPLCPDFVIELVSPSDSIEQLQQKMQEYLENGAVLGWLIDPTTRRVEVYRHGHNKEILESPITLSGEDVLPGFILNLQPIY; encoded by the coding sequence ATGATAACTCTTAAACTCCCGCTAACTGATGAAGAATTCATGCGTATTGCATCTGAAAATGAGGAATGGTGGTTTGAAAGTACCAAGGATGGAGAACTGGTTATTATGCCGCCTACTGGGGGGAATACTGGACGCCGTAATAGTAAAATAACAACTCAATTGGAGCTTTGGAACAGTGTTAATAATTTAGGTGAAGCGTTTGATTCTTCTACAATGTTCGTCTTACCAAATGGTGCGAGACGTTCGCCTGATGCGGCTTGGATAAAGCGCGATCGCTGGAATAATCTCAGTTTAGAACAACAAGATAAGTTTCCGCCGCTTTGTCCAGATTTTGTTATTGAACTTGTTTCTCCCTCAGATAGCATTGAACAATTACAGCAAAAGATGCAGGAATACCTTGAAAATGGTGCAGTATTAGGTTGGTTAATTGACCCAACAACAAGAAGAGTAGAAGTTTATCGTCATGGACATAACAAAGAAATATTAGAATCGCCTATAACACTTTCTGGTGAAGATGTATTGCCAGGGTTTATACTGAACTTACAACCGATTTATTAA
- a CDS encoding type II toxin-antitoxin system HicB family antitoxin, whose amino-acid sequence MKIKTIIHPAEEGGYWAEVPALPGCITEGDTIEEVMANLKDAIEGWLDVANSRNANESTAQVVEIAI is encoded by the coding sequence ATGAAAATCAAAACAATTATTCATCCTGCAGAAGAAGGCGGCTATTGGGCAGAGGTTCCCGCCCTTCCTGGTTGTATTACTGAAGGAGACACAATCGAGGAGGTGATGGCTAACTTAAAAGATGCGATTGAAGGGTGGCTAGATGTTGCTAATAGTCGTAATGCAAATGAATCAACTGCTCAAGTTGTCGAAATTGCTATATGA
- a CDS encoding type II toxin-antitoxin system HicA family toxin: protein MKSISGKQFCKIVEQKGWVLRRITGSHHIYENPELEQILSILVHRNQDLKIGTLKALMKIAQLSEEDLI from the coding sequence ATGAAATCTATTTCTGGCAAGCAGTTTTGCAAGATTGTGGAACAAAAAGGTTGGGTTTTGCGAAGAATCACTGGTAGCCATCACATCTACGAAAACCCTGAATTAGAGCAAATTTTGTCAATTCTTGTTCACCGTAACCAAGATTTGAAAATTGGAACCTTGAAAGCTTTGATGAAAATTGCCCAGCTATCTGAGGAAGATTTAATCTGA
- a CDS encoding type II toxin-antitoxin system VapC family toxin, giving the protein MLLDTNIFVALLKQNPLAVRQFNTKASLCYLSTIVVAELYKGVYCSQRLQHNLSVLEQFLSLMPVVEFDQSAAKEFGKIQAELRKIGKPTGE; this is encoded by the coding sequence GTGTTGTTAGATACAAATATTTTTGTAGCTTTGCTCAAACAGAACCCTTTAGCAGTTAGGCAATTTAATACCAAAGCAAGTCTTTGTTACCTTTCCACAATTGTCGTAGCTGAACTCTACAAAGGTGTGTACTGTTCCCAACGGCTACAGCACAATCTGAGTGTGTTAGAGCAATTTCTGAGCTTAATGCCAGTTGTTGAATTTGATCAAAGTGCAGCTAAAGAATTTGGTAAAATTCAAGCTGAGTTAAGAAAAATTGGCAAACCAACAGGAGAATAA
- the hpsA gene encoding hormogonium polysaccharide biosynthesis protein HpsA, with translation MSSHKQDKAIQRLLSKTNFKLQLQWFLRSLVVISRQKHLADAGFVLPTVTMVSMVVVLLTTAIVFRSFDRSKNASYVRVNQAVLNAANPALDRARAKLDALFADPTLPRATPSDLALYTALTASKYSFGDEERLKLVKDGINEVAGIQKYPDVPLDDDETLKTAWRFPVDTDNNGKFDSYTLYGIYFRSPHRGSDGKFDRARNPLGARTPPMKGGNIGNQCANAAGTSASLVGDSSWYKSGGKLSKSFFVYTATVPITNPPEGNYEKGNKSFSALEFQQDRSLIPLNNNAAVFQDDLELTPGSVFRMNGRVFTNANLLIGGRNNTEVRLYQVSSKNSCFYEEENSKITVGGNVGTGNVADTSNQNGVTVDLFNGFGNNPGSATINSNNKSTNSNGGAQVAYNDAAYNRRIAVMKRTALFLHGNYSSTTNKIDPPPTISSVDAISRYPQAVKDGFKAKIQASGGSSLNTQDVLAQELEIYLKNRTRRVPYVEVAAPDGTGALGAYDSDGDGIDISVFASGTIDPPDAWSAVTNTSPLALTTAKLEQTQPEQQKKDGKETYVGDRILVGNNLPAFWKKDGKYVTGRNEKQFLGNAINWTSPSNEPRYRTTQVVPLPDIGISDRNGFWEDAAAQQPQGSANTGGLRVITGAGIYRNDSSSYTALSTASFISKPTTLDSGGTIPNAPRLAGESTATQYNLVWSDITPMTGGANSPTVPPDLRMRATAVYHYKDNAGTSQTPIACVSSYYNPTNATTARNRINVDGGYGIDTTDGRSNNGVVYPPAYTSDSARFVAITTYLPELKAQAKLMFPNGRIVNEPLQQALLKINTSGQLADTTKPLSLSENSAIDAAICALKILTDSTFTPSSTVLPHGAIKEATFLDARQLRAIDKTPANYDLELEQRQPLEIRVTDLNTGQLAATSIGSSTKQEYILPNSGIIYASRDDALLDLSDTSVEKELLSPTDFRLDSTRRPNGIRLINGSNLARENNYREEEKGLILVTNLPAYVRGNFNLHQQPGTSTATEEFTTTLTSDWDNFYERDKPFNNNFACRQGQTGCGSKGDQWRPATIISDAITLLSNSFRDGFRNEGDYDLNNNAGISAIRSRLRNGFWNNNFVTSAFWWLESNTNTSVYPYQKTTDSHVGSYLTNGVTPIQRRVDFPEYLMEYCPKIPASLCQPSDWVINSSGTKATNAINQPLSSAQAGTTAQKASSTLQRYARRVAFKRRSNGTLELKEWNNKATPIPLGINSSGNIDEFPYDTYSTKSPRIAKNTLWFRTTNNISGEPYSNFSYRTDKPLAYMGTTQIVSPPTPEIPGIPSLNLPESNPASKYTICTNENKQGSTEKFFISSPSDIDLDRCPSATLAQIAAVRNALINTTTFNPDASTTDNIVTPTRTGTTGAFPAAAGTTTTFTSNPATPSQEVVNVIDIGGDFNTSTACTTIKLVGNENSIFVLRKTSNSQLNFGGGSGHCGIQVQLEGVEPNNVIWAINANVHWNAVDSTKPHKMVGTFITDSTGSPKWETVNFEDGGRILGPNVVPAAPNFTNSKIYAIASNGQPYLVPILQIHSPEGTPSNSSDALPDNGNLESQWLPRVAADATMNAVFVSGNSPSRPAEESAGLHNFVRFIETWQNTAQRTLNIKGSFIQFKRSAYATAPFATVLASKSSANDGSLSIFGYSPTRYKVANGTPTGTLPYYKAPTRQWGFDVAILFQSPDLFAQKFTQQPTSPPDEFFRQVDRNDSWIETLLCAAKGSGTSYTDALDRSESDRPTSCPSLSLYDD, from the coding sequence ATGTCAAGTCACAAGCAAGATAAAGCCATTCAACGTCTCTTATCTAAGACGAACTTTAAACTTCAATTACAGTGGTTTCTGCGTAGTTTAGTCGTCATCAGTAGACAGAAGCATCTTGCTGACGCTGGCTTTGTGTTGCCAACAGTAACGATGGTGTCAATGGTAGTTGTGTTGCTAACCACAGCGATAGTTTTTCGATCTTTTGATCGCTCCAAAAACGCTAGCTACGTGAGGGTAAATCAAGCTGTACTTAATGCTGCTAATCCTGCACTTGATCGCGCTAGAGCAAAACTAGATGCTTTGTTTGCAGATCCTACACTACCAAGAGCAACGCCTTCTGATCTTGCTTTATACACTGCTCTGACAGCTAGTAAATATAGCTTTGGCGATGAAGAACGTTTGAAACTTGTTAAAGATGGTATTAATGAAGTTGCAGGTATTCAAAAATATCCTGATGTACCTCTAGATGATGATGAGACGCTAAAAACTGCATGGAGATTTCCGGTTGACACAGATAACAACGGCAAGTTTGATAGCTATACTCTCTACGGCATTTACTTCCGCAGCCCTCATCGTGGAAGTGATGGTAAGTTTGATAGAGCCAGAAACCCTCTAGGGGCAAGAACTCCACCAATGAAGGGTGGTAATATTGGCAACCAGTGTGCTAATGCTGCTGGTACTAGTGCTAGTTTGGTGGGTGATTCTAGTTGGTATAAATCTGGCGGCAAGCTGAGTAAGAGTTTCTTCGTTTATACCGCGACGGTTCCAATCACCAATCCTCCTGAAGGCAATTATGAGAAAGGGAATAAAAGCTTTTCTGCTTTAGAGTTTCAACAAGATCGGAGCTTAATTCCTCTAAATAATAATGCGGCTGTGTTCCAGGATGATCTTGAATTGACTCCTGGATCAGTTTTCCGCATGAATGGCAGAGTTTTTACAAATGCTAATCTGCTCATTGGTGGACGCAATAATACTGAAGTTAGGCTTTATCAAGTAAGTAGCAAGAATTCATGCTTTTATGAAGAAGAAAACAGTAAAATTACTGTTGGCGGTAATGTAGGAACTGGAAACGTTGCCGATACTTCAAACCAGAATGGAGTAACTGTTGATCTTTTCAACGGTTTTGGGAATAATCCTGGTAGTGCCACAATAAACAGCAACAATAAATCTACAAATTCCAACGGTGGAGCACAAGTAGCATACAACGATGCTGCTTACAACAGGCGGATTGCTGTGATGAAACGGACAGCACTCTTTTTACACGGAAACTATAGCTCTACTACAAATAAGATTGACCCACCACCAACAATCAGCAGCGTTGATGCAATATCGCGGTATCCTCAAGCGGTGAAAGATGGCTTTAAAGCCAAGATTCAAGCATCTGGAGGTAGTAGCTTAAATACACAAGATGTTTTAGCACAAGAACTCGAAATTTACTTAAAGAATCGTACTCGGCGTGTTCCCTACGTTGAAGTTGCAGCACCTGATGGTACAGGTGCATTAGGTGCATATGATAGCGATGGAGATGGTATCGATATATCCGTTTTTGCTTCAGGTACGATTGACCCACCTGATGCTTGGAGTGCAGTTACAAATACCAGCCCTCTCGCGCTTACTACTGCTAAATTAGAACAAACTCAACCAGAGCAGCAAAAAAAGGATGGCAAAGAAACATATGTGGGCGATCGCATCCTTGTAGGAAACAACCTTCCTGCTTTCTGGAAAAAGGATGGCAAGTACGTTACTGGACGTAATGAAAAGCAGTTTTTAGGCAACGCTATTAATTGGACGAGTCCGAGTAATGAACCACGTTATCGTACAACTCAGGTAGTACCTTTACCCGATATCGGAATATCTGACAGAAACGGTTTTTGGGAAGATGCTGCGGCTCAACAACCACAAGGTAGTGCTAATACAGGTGGTTTAAGAGTAATAACTGGAGCAGGAATTTATCGCAATGACTCATCCTCCTACACAGCTTTATCCACTGCCTCATTTATCTCTAAACCTACTACTCTAGATTCCGGTGGCACTATTCCTAATGCCCCGCGCTTAGCAGGCGAGTCTACAGCAACTCAATACAACCTAGTTTGGTCTGACATAACACCAATGACTGGTGGTGCTAATAGTCCAACAGTTCCACCCGACTTACGCATGAGAGCTACAGCAGTTTATCACTATAAAGATAATGCAGGAACTAGTCAGACTCCGATCGCTTGTGTAAGTAGTTACTACAATCCAACAAACGCAACTACAGCTAGGAATAGAATTAACGTTGACGGTGGATATGGCATTGATACGACTGATGGCAGGTCAAATAATGGAGTAGTTTATCCTCCTGCATACACTAGTGATTCCGCTAGGTTCGTGGCGATCACAACTTATCTACCTGAACTAAAAGCTCAAGCAAAACTGATGTTTCCTAATGGACGCATTGTTAATGAACCATTGCAGCAAGCTTTACTAAAAATCAATACAAGTGGACAGCTAGCAGATACCACTAAACCATTAAGCTTATCTGAAAATTCAGCAATTGATGCGGCAATTTGTGCGCTCAAAATCTTGACTGATAGTACATTCACACCTAGTAGCACTGTACTTCCTCACGGTGCAATTAAGGAAGCTACTTTCCTCGATGCTAGACAACTTAGAGCAATCGATAAAACTCCAGCTAACTACGACTTGGAGCTAGAGCAACGCCAACCGTTAGAAATCCGAGTAACTGATCTCAATACAGGTCAATTAGCTGCAACCTCAATTGGTTCCTCAACAAAACAGGAGTATATTCTACCTAATAGTGGCATTATCTACGCCAGTCGTGATGATGCTTTACTTGATTTAAGTGATACAAGTGTTGAAAAAGAGTTGCTTAGCCCTACTGATTTTAGACTTGATTCTACTCGTCGCCCGAATGGTATCCGATTAATCAACGGCAGTAATTTAGCAAGAGAAAATAACTACAGAGAAGAAGAAAAAGGCTTAATTTTAGTCACTAATTTACCTGCATACGTTAGAGGCAATTTTAATTTGCATCAACAGCCAGGAACGAGTACAGCTACTGAAGAGTTTACAACAACTCTAACTTCCGACTGGGATAATTTCTATGAACGCGATAAACCTTTTAATAATAATTTTGCTTGTCGTCAAGGGCAAACAGGTTGTGGTAGTAAAGGCGATCAATGGCGTCCTGCAACGATAATTTCTGATGCGATTACTCTACTTTCTAACAGTTTCAGAGATGGTTTTCGCAATGAAGGAGACTATGATCTAAACAATAACGCTGGTATTTCTGCTATTCGATCGCGCCTCCGAAATGGCTTTTGGAATAATAACTTTGTTACCAGTGCTTTTTGGTGGCTTGAAAGCAATACAAACACTAGTGTCTATCCGTACCAGAAAACTACTGACAGCCATGTCGGTTCTTATCTAACTAACGGAGTAACACCTATCCAACGGCGGGTAGATTTTCCTGAATATCTGATGGAATACTGCCCGAAGATACCAGCTTCTCTATGCCAACCTTCTGATTGGGTGATTAATTCTAGCGGTACAAAAGCAACTAATGCTATTAATCAACCCTTGAGTAGTGCACAAGCAGGTACAACAGCACAAAAAGCATCTTCTACACTACAACGCTATGCTCGCCGTGTTGCTTTTAAACGGAGGTCTAACGGTACACTTGAACTTAAGGAATGGAACAATAAGGCTACGCCTATACCATTAGGAATCAACTCTAGTGGTAATATTGATGAATTTCCTTATGACACATATAGTACTAAATCTCCAAGGATAGCAAAGAACACTCTTTGGTTTAGAACAACAAATAATATAAGTGGTGAACCATATAGCAATTTTAGCTATAGAACTGACAAGCCACTTGCTTATATGGGCACTACGCAAATAGTTTCGCCTCCTACCCCTGAAATTCCTGGAATTCCTAGTCTCAATTTACCCGAAAGCAATCCAGCATCTAAGTACACAATTTGTACAAACGAAAATAAACAAGGTTCTACCGAAAAGTTTTTTATTAGTAGTCCCAGTGATATTGACTTAGATCGTTGTCCCAGCGCAACTTTGGCTCAAATAGCAGCAGTGCGTAACGCCTTAATAAATACAACTACCTTTAATCCCGATGCTTCCACGACTGATAACATTGTTACACCTACACGAACTGGAACAACTGGAGCATTTCCTGCTGCTGCTGGAACAACAACTACCTTTACAAGTAATCCGGCTACACCATCTCAAGAAGTTGTTAATGTTATTGACATAGGAGGAGACTTTAATACAAGTACCGCCTGTACAACTATCAAGCTTGTGGGTAATGAAAATTCAATATTTGTCTTAAGAAAAACCTCAAATAGTCAACTGAATTTTGGTGGTGGAAGTGGTCACTGTGGTATTCAGGTTCAATTAGAAGGAGTTGAGCCAAACAATGTGATTTGGGCAATCAATGCTAACGTTCATTGGAACGCAGTAGATTCTACTAAACCTCATAAAATGGTTGGTACTTTCATAACTGACTCTACTGGCAGTCCTAAATGGGAAACTGTAAACTTTGAGGATGGCGGTCGTATACTAGGTCCTAATGTTGTCCCAGCAGCTCCTAACTTTACCAACAGCAAAATTTATGCGATCGCTTCCAATGGTCAACCGTATCTAGTTCCCATATTACAAATTCATAGCCCAGAAGGAACCCCTTCTAATAGTAGCGATGCTCTACCAGATAATGGCAACCTAGAAAGCCAATGGCTACCAAGAGTAGCGGCAGATGCAACAATGAATGCTGTTTTTGTGTCAGGCAATAGTCCAAGTCGCCCAGCAGAAGAATCAGCAGGTTTGCATAACTTTGTGCGTTTCATTGAAACATGGCAGAATACTGCTCAAAGAACACTCAATATCAAAGGTAGCTTTATTCAATTTAAGCGAAGTGCCTATGCTACAGCACCGTTTGCTACTGTGTTAGCCAGTAAATCTAGTGCTAATGATGGTTCTCTTAGTATTTTTGGCTATAGTCCTACACGCTACAAAGTTGCAAATGGTACACCGACTGGAACTTTACCTTACTACAAAGCACCTACTCGGCAATGGGGTTTTGATGTAGCAATTTTATTTCAGTCACCTGATCTTTTTGCTCAAAAATTTACTCAACAGCCTACAAGCCCTCCTGATGAGTTCTTCAGGCAAGTTGATCGCAATGATTCTTGGATTGAAACTCTGTTGTGTGCAGCGAAAGGATCTGGTACAAGCTACACCGATGCACTTGATAGAAGCGAAAGCGATCGCCCCACGAGTTGTCCATCTCTGAGTTTATATGACGACTAA
- the hpsB gene encoding hormogonium polysaccharide secretion pseudopilin HpsB, giving the protein MIKHRVKQYLAQNSQSGFTIIESLMAVIVVGILMSAIAPAIALSVATRVQARRVELASQAARTYIDGIRSGTITPPSTTIERSTTQYFLDSVDPPTASAAGLASLHCVSLDETSGCSSTSSKDLVIQAVRSVTSTSTDADKGYRLGLRVYRADAFSDSTALQKGTKQATFTGGLGDRKKPLVEMTTEITTAKTTFQDFCDRLGGC; this is encoded by the coding sequence ATGATTAAACATAGAGTCAAGCAATATTTAGCTCAAAATAGCCAATCAGGTTTCACTATTATTGAGTCATTAATGGCTGTTATTGTAGTTGGTATCCTCATGAGTGCGATCGCTCCTGCAATTGCGCTTTCAGTTGCAACTAGAGTACAAGCAAGGCGGGTAGAATTAGCTAGTCAAGCTGCTAGAACTTATATTGATGGTATAAGAAGTGGTACAATCACGCCTCCTAGCACAACTATTGAACGTAGTACAACTCAATACTTTTTAGACAGTGTAGATCCTCCAACAGCTTCAGCAGCAGGTTTAGCAAGTTTACATTGTGTAAGCCTCGATGAAACTTCGGGTTGTAGTAGTACTAGTTCTAAAGATTTAGTTATTCAAGCTGTTCGCAGTGTAACCTCAACATCAACCGATGCTGATAAAGGCTACCGTCTGGGTTTGAGAGTATATAGGGCTGATGCTTTTAGTGATAGTACTGCTTTGCAGAAAGGAACAAAACAAGCAACTTTTACTGGTGGTTTAGGCGATCGCAAAAAACCATTAGTGGAAATGACAACAGAAATTACCACAGCCAAAACGACGTTTCAAGATTTCTGCGATCGCCTTGGTGGATGTTAG
- the hpsC gene encoding hormogonium polysaccharide secretion pseudopilin HpsC, whose protein sequence is MRKSLAFLLQQSPQSRKTSGFTLTELLVGMLMASLVITPLFSFTLNIMESDRKEQAKATTEQEIESALDYITQDLEQAIYIYDADGLDNNNSANSSSGIKNQIPPATNAEANGCRSTTPTCVPVLVFWKRDYRPGVLPVSGSSLKDDTFVYSLVAYYLIKSNSSIWSNTARIGRFEIRDGVRNPTSPTNSDGTPNFITNESTSAGFQLFDLSVTGSSLKEKMNRWTKASGNYTTNVLTLIDYVDQSNLTPQACPTGMQRVPSAETLPGGFYTCVDSATTSAQVYIRGNALARLGNNSTFSTNQSAYFPSATIQVKGRGFLGVE, encoded by the coding sequence ATGAGAAAATCCTTAGCATTCTTATTACAGCAATCTCCTCAGAGTAGAAAGACAAGCGGCTTTACCCTCACTGAACTACTCGTGGGTATGCTAATGGCATCGCTAGTCATAACGCCTTTGTTCTCGTTTACTCTTAATATTATGGAGAGCGATCGCAAAGAACAAGCAAAAGCAACTACTGAGCAAGAAATCGAGTCAGCACTTGACTATATCACTCAAGACTTAGAACAAGCAATATATATATATGATGCGGATGGATTAGATAATAATAACTCTGCTAACTCTTCTTCTGGCATTAAAAACCAAATTCCACCAGCAACAAATGCAGAGGCAAATGGTTGTAGAAGTACAACACCAACTTGTGTACCAGTTCTTGTTTTTTGGAAACGCGATTATCGACCAGGTGTTCTTCCCGTATCTGGTAGCTCTTTAAAAGACGATACCTTTGTCTATTCTCTAGTTGCTTACTACTTAATTAAAAGTAACAGTAGTATTTGGTCTAACACTGCTCGTATTGGTAGATTTGAAATTCGAGACGGTGTAAGAAATCCAACTTCACCTACAAACAGTGATGGTACACCCAACTTTATTACAAATGAATCTACTAGTGCAGGTTTTCAGTTATTTGATTTGAGTGTCACTGGTAGCAGCCTCAAAGAAAAGATGAATCGTTGGACAAAAGCAAGTGGGAACTATACCACCAATGTTCTTACTTTAATTGACTATGTAGATCAGAGTAACTTAACACCACAAGCTTGCCCTACAGGTATGCAAAGAGTTCCGTCTGCAGAAACTTTACCTGGTGGGTTTTATACCTGCGTTGATTCAGCCACAACTTCTGCACAAGTTTACATTAGAGGAAATGCACTAGCACGTTTAGGAAATAACAGTACATTTAGTACAAACCAATCTGCTTATTTTCCAAGTGCAACAATTCAAGTGAAAGGACGCGGTTTTCTTGGAGTTGAATAA